ACTTGCTTGCGTTCAGCAGCCGTCACCTCACCATCGAGGTAAGCACTCAATAACTCGAAGCGATCGCGCTTCACCATATCCATAGCACCCGTTAATTCATTGGTATGCTCAGTATTCCCACCTCGCAAATCTTTGTGATGTTGCAAGGCAGAACGGTCATCAAACTGAGAATCAGTAGTCATTTTAACATTATTACCAATTCCTACACGGGTAAACACAGCGGACTAAGATGAGAAATTAATCAATTCTTTTCCTGTTGGCAGAAGCACTCTGCTATCTCTTTCATAATACTAACGAATTATCATAATCTGCCATTAACCAAAGGATGGAAACTGTTATTACGAATCTAAATAATTTTGCAACTGAGATTGCAATCTCGCTCTTGCTCTAGCTATTCTCGACTTAACTGTTCCTAGAGAAACACCAGTAATTTCGGCAATTTCTTCATATGCCAATCCTTCGATTTCTCGCAGAACTATTGTTGTACGGAATACTTCTGGCAAATCAGCGATCGCCTCACGTAGTTGCTCATAAAACTCTCTAGTCGTCAGTTCTTCCTCGGGTCCAGGAGTATCTCCTGCAATTTCCCAATCCATCTCGCCATCGTCTACCGAACGGGGAGCATCCAGTGACAAAGGACTGACAACCCGCTTGCGCTTACGCAACTCATCGTAAAACAAGTTGGTGGCAATACGGCTTAACCAGCCTCGGAATTTGGATGGTTCTTGTAATCGGTTAATATTCCGATATACACGAATCCAAACCTCTTGAGCCAAATCAGCTCTGTCAGGCCAATCAGGAGCTAGATGGTATAAGACTCTATCTACCTGGGATTGATATCTACGTAACAACTCAGCAAACCCAGCACGCTCAGGGCGTAATCCTGCTTGACAACGCAAAATTAGGTCATGATTTGAGAGTTTCTCAACTTGTACTGAGGTTTCTGGAAGCCTTGTATCAACTGTTGACCAGGATACAGTAATCGATTGACTCATAGATCGCACTGGCTTTAAATCATCCCTATCTATTAGACCTGTTAATCAGTTGGAAGTTCCTTGATAGAGTGACGGATTTTTGACTGGAACACTCTTGGTATACTAAACTAGACACAAAGATAATGGAACAAAAAAAGACTTCATACGTCTATTACAAATACACCCACCTTTGTGCACCTCTTTGTTATGAGGTACAACTATAGGGCAATCTTACTTATGTTTGTGCGATCTTGAGAACTGACCACTTACGCTTGACAAAGTTTGAACAAAAAACAAGTTAAAACAAAATCAACTCAGTAAGATTCAACAATCCACGAGACTAATAATGCATTTTGTGTTCTGTGAGTTTTGAATTCTTTGTTGGTCATTTGCTTTGTTTCAAAAAAATTTCTTGCCGTGGCAATGTTACCACGATATTTGCTGCTCTTTCAGCTTCTTGTTGGTAATTCTTGAGATTTGCATTCGCTTGCTTGGGTATGTGAACTTGCGAAAACAGATTTAAAGAAAAAGTAATCGTAACTGCTAACAATAGTTTTTCCAACATAATTTTTCTCTCACCCACGCCAATTAATGATTGCTACATTTAGTGAAGAGTTCCACTCCAAGGAAAGTTTCTGATCTGAATTTGGTTCATGTCAAAGCAGTAACGGAATGTCCTTAAGACCTAGTTTGCCTGGGAGTATTGACGAATTCATGAGGAAACTGATAAATCTTGATGAATTTTTGGTAACCAAATCATGAGAAGATAAAAAAAATATAAGTATAACTATTGTTCGCTCTTGATTTTTAATGAATGCCAGTTTTGAAGAGTTGGTACAGGGTAGGGCTATGGTGGGTAGAGTAGATCAAAGGTTAGAGTAAGGTAGGGTAAGCTGATAGCTAAATGGAAGAGCTGGGTCTCTTAAAGAGAATAGACGATGGCGAGAGTAAGAAACGACTTATTAACACGTGTAGTGATGTTGCTCTGTTTTGGTACAGCACTGCTATCTCTGGCTGTCCGCTGGCACATGACGAGTTCTACGACTGCTGATACAAAGTTAAAAACAGGTGGAAACGTTATTTTATCTGAGAAAGCCTTTGCAGCAGAAAAACCGTGGCAACTGATACAGGGAAGACAGAATGCAATTGCGTCCAATATCTCAAATTTGCTATCGGCTAAAAGTTCGGCTCAAGAAAAATCATCTCTTGGGTTGGTATCTGGAAAGACTTTATTGGTAGTTGCTTTGAGCGATCGCCGCGTTTACGTTTATCATGGGGATGTTGTTGTTGCAAGCTACCCAATAGGTGTGGGGAAAAAAGGCTGGGAAACCCCCACTGGTACCTTCGAGATTATACACAAGCAACTCAATCCTATGTGGCGTCACCCAATTACTGGCAAAGTCTTTCCGTCAGGTGAAGATAGTCCTTTAGGAGACAGGTGGATTGGTTTTTGGTCAGATGGACGCAATCAAATTGGCTTTCACGGCACACCAGATGAGGAGGTTGTGGGCAGTGCAATATCCCATGGGTGCTTGCGGATGCGTAATCCTGATGTGCGCTTACTTTACCACCAGGTGAGTTTAGGTACACCAGTGGAAGTCCGTCAATAATAATGATGAGTTATGAGTTATGAGTTATTTGTCATTTCTTTTTGATGAATGACAAATAACGAATGACCGAAGAGGGGGAAAGTGGGGATTAGGGGCGAAGGGGCAGGGGGAAAGGGGAAGGATCCAAGGGTACAAGCCCCAGACCGCCACGCTTCGCTCGCGGCGCTGCGCGACTTTCTTCATGGAGGGGGAAAAGATTCAATTCGTTAGCGTAGCTAACGCAGTGCGACGCAAAGTGTGAGAATTTCGGTGTCCTTACTTCAAGCCAAGAGCTTTAGTTTGGTGGTTCCCTTTCCCCTTTAACCTTTAACCTTTTCCCTGCCCGTTCGCGCAGCGTGTCCGTAAGGACTTAGGGCGTGACTACTCTCATTTTTGCTCAAAATGAGGTGCGTATGCTTGGAGTAAGGTACTAACTTGGCGCAGAACTTCGTTGCCAGTATTTTTTGTTCCAACTGGCGTCCTGTCATCATTCGGTCGGTCTAAGTTTCTAACGATCGCCTCGGCGACTCGCTGGGCAATCAATTTCTGGAGTTCTTTTTTGGCACGTTGGCGCTGGTAGTTGGCACCTTCTTCTGTGGTGGCATACAAAGGTGGTAGGCGGTTCAGGGCGTAAGCGGCAATATCCCCAACATCGAGAGAACTTTCGCTAGTTGCCTCAATTTCTGCTACACGGGATATTGCTTCTGTGAGTACCAACTCTTCCATAACGTTGATAAATTGTTTGCGTGGTACCGCCACCACTTCCCCAGTCAATAGCGCGCCCATCAACTGATCCAACGCCATGTACTCTTGTTTTGAGAGTTCATTCGCGCTATCACAGATTCGCCCAACATCTGCTTCCATTGCTGGTGTTAGATAACCATCCCGGAGAGCTTGTTCCACAATTTTTTCAATACTCATAACGCTCATCATTTTTTAGCCATCCAAGCAAGGGGGGGCACGGTACCAATCAATCCTATTTATTTTGCCCACATATGAGCAAAGAATACGCAAATAGTTACTATTTTACTGCTTGATCTCTCCAAGGTACAGGGTCAATAGATTTTCCATTCACATAAAGTCCCCAATGTAAATGTGGACCTGTAGAAGCGCCAGTTGCACCCACAGCGCCAATGAGTTGACCAGGTTTGACAATATCACCTTCTTTAACATTAATACGACTCAGATGCATAAAAATACTTGCCACTCCTTGCCCGTGGTCAATCCCAACAACATTACCATGAACTCGGAACCCTTGAGATACCTTACCTACTAAGGCAACGCGTCCTGCAGCTGGGGCGACAACAGGCGAACCAGCTGCCCCAGCATAATCAACGCCGCGATGGTAATAATCATTTGCGAATTTACCATTATAATAGCGACGAACACCATAAATTGTTGTGATCGGGCCTTTATTCGGTGCCAAAAAAGCCGCATCCCAAAACTTTTCTGGTGTTCGTATTGCCTTAAACTCTGCTGCACGCTTGAGTTCATACTCTGTGGCTTCCACACCAGCTTTTCCTGGGGGTAGGTTAATGCGCTGTATGGGGAATTTGCGATCGCGTACTTGTATGGATAAATTCTGCACTTGACCTTCAAAAGAAACCTGAACATTTCTGGTTCCAGCTTTTTCCAAAGGCGTGGTGGGGATAAAAGCCCGATACTGTTGTGGTGCTATTTCATATGCTGGATAAGTCTGATCACCATTAGTGACTGTGACATTGCTACCATT
This portion of the Brasilonema sennae CENA114 genome encodes:
- a CDS encoding sigma-70 family RNA polymerase sigma factor; this encodes MSQSITVSWSTVDTRLPETSVQVEKLSNHDLILRCQAGLRPERAGFAELLRRYQSQVDRVLYHLAPDWPDRADLAQEVWIRVYRNINRLQEPSKFRGWLSRIATNLFYDELRKRKRVVSPLSLDAPRSVDDGEMDWEIAGDTPGPEEELTTREFYEQLREAIADLPEVFRTTIVLREIEGLAYEEIAEITGVSLGTVKSRIARARARLQSQLQNYLDS
- a CDS encoding L,D-transpeptidase, whose amino-acid sequence is MARVRNDLLTRVVMLLCFGTALLSLAVRWHMTSSTTADTKLKTGGNVILSEKAFAAEKPWQLIQGRQNAIASNISNLLSAKSSAQEKSSLGLVSGKTLLVVALSDRRVYVYHGDVVVASYPIGVGKKGWETPTGTFEIIHKQLNPMWRHPITGKVFPSGEDSPLGDRWIGFWSDGRNQIGFHGTPDEEVVGSAISHGCLRMRNPDVRLLYHQVSLGTPVEVRQ
- a CDS encoding late competence development ComFB family protein → MSIEKIVEQALRDGYLTPAMEADVGRICDSANELSKQEYMALDQLMGALLTGEVVAVPRKQFINVMEELVLTEAISRVAEIEATSESSLDVGDIAAYALNRLPPLYATTEEGANYQRQRAKKELQKLIAQRVAEAIVRNLDRPNDDRTPVGTKNTGNEVLRQVSTLLQAYAPHFEQK
- a CDS encoding M23 family metallopeptidase, whose product is MTVEYHTSKLNKKVLSLGVPARIAKFSAISVVLGIFAALPIALAGEAKALQVQVSPETPRLGDTISVVVNLDNPANGSNVTVTNGDQTYPAYEIAPQQYRAFIPTTPLEKAGTRNVQVSFEGQVQNLSIQVRDRKFPIQRINLPPGKAGVEATEYELKRAAEFKAIRTPEKFWDAAFLAPNKGPITTIYGVRRYYNGKFANDYYHRGVDYAGAAGSPVVAPAAGRVALVGKVSQGFRVHGNVVGIDHGQGVASIFMHLSRINVKEGDIVKPGQLIGAVGATGASTGPHLHWGLYVNGKSIDPVPWRDQAVK